A stretch of DNA from Lotus japonicus ecotype B-129 chromosome 4, LjGifu_v1.2:
TTTTTTACAGGAATAGTTAAATCATGATGCCAGGATTTTGGAAGAAGGGAATACTACAATTTCTGCTGTACCTTTGCTGTTGTTTCTGCCCAATGTATAGTTGATCTGGCTAAAGCATCCATGGGGTCTATGCATTTCCTGAGAAGAGGATCATTGTGAGGGAGAACACCGAGCAGATCATCAGATGCCAGAATCACCACGTTCACTGCCCTGACCAAAAGAACATGGATCGCGATTCTCAGTAAGTTCCTTGCCCCTTCAATGTCCTTTCTTGACAAAGCCTCCACTGCAGGAACCAGTGTGTGTTCCTCAGTTTCTTTGTCTAGCAACACTACTTCAAATCCCTGCATAAGAATTTTACCACAATGAACAACTCTTGTATAAGTACACTATGTCACTACTATCTATAGGTCAACGTTCAAGGCTAATACTAATAATGATAAAGGTATCAAAATTCATGCTAAAGTTATTTTAATTGGTTATGACAAATGAGTACTATATTCATGCAAGAATTATTCCTACCACCAAATATGCacagaaaagaaaattcatactGATGCACCACCATAATGTACCTGTTTGGATGCAGACCAAAGAGCACTTATCGAAGCTTATTTTGTTCATTTTCTTGTAGATAAGTTGATAGCTACCAATACAACGTTGAACTTGCCAAGTGTTTAGACTACTGACTAAcatgagggggggggggggtagattaaaagaaaagaaacattaGGAATACCTGACTTTGAAGCTTATCCTGGTAATAACTACCTACAAAAAGGGAATCTGTAGTAAGCAGTCCAATCCGCACAGTATTTGTAGCATGAATTGGCTTCAGCTTAGCTTTCTTGAGTTCCATGGCCACACAGTCACCAACATGAAGAAATGGAAGGGAACCATCCTCCGAAATTTCGCCGTGCCACGCGTGTGATAGATGGCAGGGCATGGCCAAGCCACGCGCACCGGACTGCTGAAGAAAGTTCATTGTGTACTTCAAATTCTCAATTACCTGGTCCTGCTTCAGTTTGATATGAGCCATTCTGCTCCTTGCAGAAGGAAAGGGACCGCGTGATGAAAGCACTTTGCTTAACATAGGATCACTGCAGACCACAAAAGGCGGACATTCCTTACCATTTCTTGAACCCCAATAAGCAAGCTTTTCCAAGAAAATAAGAGTTGATAGTACTGATACACCACCTATAACACCAACAGTGTTTGGTTGGCTTAGAAGGCAAGAAGGTCTCTTACATCTCATGAAGGAAGTACCTGGTTCTGGATAGCTTCCATTCTCATCTGTAAGCAGAGCTGAAGAAACCTGCAAAACTGTACCTGAACTTGATCTTGTTCTGCTTTGAGTCTGAATTCTCTTTTTAAAGGCATCACCAGTAAGAAATAGAGGGTGATTTGGTGTCTGTATGGACATCACTATGCCCCCTTCTATCATCTCTAACAATCTACAAGATGCTTTTCTCTGAATGTGTCAGAACTTTATACATCTATGTATAGATGTTCTTTCCATCAGTTTTACCATCTTTACCAGTGAAAACTTGACAAGTGCCCTTGAAAGATAATTTTGTCACAGTCAACACAGCACTAAAATCCAGGAGTGTTGCTGAGCTTTCATGGGTTTCAGCTTTCGGATTCTAGCCAATCTTAGCACAGATTCTAAAGCCAGAACCGCAGGTACACAAGACATGTTCGATGACTAAAGGGGCTAtagttcaaattcaaataacctCCAAGGATCTTAGTGCATGTATGGATACACggtgagccaaaatcacagTAGACAAGTAGACAGGAGTAACTTCCCTTAGCTTTTGGGGCTGTCTACCGTGATTTTGGTTTCACCGTGATTTACCACTACATCCAAATATAGGTAGGTAACAACAATTAACCTTAAGATATTTGTGGTCTGTCTTTTAGTGGTTGTATAATTGTCCACTTGCATTATATCTATTATTAATTTTCACTAAGGGCCAAGGTTTCATTATTGTAACATACCAACGTTAGTGATGGTCCGTCCATTAAAACTACTGCAAACTGTTATTTTATGATCTTCAGCCGCCATACATGTGATATCATGTCTCTGCGGTTTGTTTGTCTTACTGAATTATTAGATACCATTTCGTTTCTTTCTGCAAGGACTACACAGGAATGAATGAAGATTTGATACGTGTGCTTTTGATGAAATCTGAGGACGTCATGTTCATGCACCAATCAACTCTTTCCTCTGATAGTCTGATTGCTTTGCTTCATACACACTAGCCAATGGAATATTTTCTGAAATTTTCAAGTTAAAGAAAGGGAAGAATTATTTGTCTTATGCTCAATGGTTGTCACAGGAAATGTGTCTTGTGCTGAGTGGTTGTCCCCACTCCCCATCACTAATTATTTGCTTGCGGTCTTCACCATTAAATATCTAGTACTATGTAGAATGAATACATTTTTCTATAAGCTAATGTTACTCCACATATGATATAGAGTGAGATAAAGTTTAGCGGCCGACAGTTAAAATCGCCGCTAAACCGTATGTCAATCGAATATCTGCTCGAAATCATATGTCTACATATTTAACGGAGGCTTAatcaagtttttggtccctaacctttgtcataaatatggctttagtccctcgccggagtaaaggtggggattaatccccagtttttggcaaaatgattggttttggtccttccggccggttgggtcaacgccggagctttGGGatgcccatgtggcatggccacgtcatttaatgagtccatttggatttttttttcttttttattaagaAAAACCCATAATTAAAATACTAAACCCTCCCTAATTAACCtcctttaaattaattaaaacactCACCTAAGTGCAGCAGAAATCCTAGAAAACAAAATCCCAAACCCATAAAATAACAAATAGATGAAcatggagatgaagatgatccCAACCCCAGTCTCACCCAGATCGAGCTGCCCCGACACCAAGCCACCACCCCCAACCCCACCCCTCCCACATCGAGTCACCCCCAACCCCAACCCACCCAGATCGAGCCACCCCAACCTAAGCCCCTCCCAGATCGAGGCATCtctgagaaagaaagaaaaaaaccaaaAGAAGCAGAAAGCTCGAAGCGTGGACGTAGAAGATGAGAAAAACCTAAATCGGAGTAAAACACAAATGGGTTTTATTGATCTTTGAGTTTTATTTCAGGAAGAAGAAAGCATTGGAGTTGGAATTTTTCTCTATGGGTTTTCTCTCCGGAGAAGTTGGGAgatgaaggttttgggtttggagATGGAGGTTTTGGGCAcacgagaaagagagaaaggaggacgAAAAGGAAGGAGGAAAAGGAGAGGTTTTAAGAATTTTTGGGATTATCTTCTTGAAATCTGGGTTCTTGAGTGTAGATGAATGTTTGCTGGAGGAAGATGAATTTCTCCAGTTTTTTTCATAAGATGATAACTTGATAAGAGAAAAACAGACAGTTACCACAAGGAGGAGAAGGTTGTGCCCGTGGTTGTGAGTGGTGACCACCGCAGAGGATGAATCATCCACCGTTTCAGCAGCTTCAGCACATCTTCAGTATATAATTTGTAATTTACAATCAGATTGGGATTAATTGTTCGTTGGTGATTTAATTTTGGTATTAGTTGGTGAGTTAATTTGGGAATGGTGGTATGATTGAAGTGAATAAGAAGAGATGAATTTGTTCTTTACGGTGCAGAGATTGAAGGTGGAGGAGGATCTGCACAGGGAAGGGAAGAATTTAATTAGGAGGgatttaaggtttttttttaatgaaaaagaaaaaaattccaaatggactcattaaatgacgtggccatgccacatgggcatcccggagctccggcgttgacccaaccggccggaaggaccaaagccaatcattttgccaaaaactggggaccaatccccacctttactccggcgagggactaaagccatatttatgacaaaggttagggaccaaaaacttgatTAAGCCTAACGGTTATGAATTGTTTTGTATTGAATGAACTAGAGTTGAAATGCTTCAAAACTTTGTGTCGGAAGTTACACATTAACTAGCTTCACTTGGTATGTGTTTTTTCTACCCCACTTGTGTTTGATGTCTGCTACAAAGGAAGTTGGGGACCCAAGAGTTGCCAAGTGAGATGAGGACATGCTTGTGCATTTGATTGTTGTTTTGAATGATTGGAACTCTACAAGAAGGTTCTAGGATGAAGGGTCTACCGCTCTCCGTGATGAAAAGGGTGTGTACGATTGTCAAGGGTTGAAAGATTATCTCAGTGATCGTGACCAAATTACACTATCAAATGGGTAAATCATACACTAGCATATCAACATGGAATAATTGACGAAGTAATTATTAGGGTACCGTTTTCATCAAAGATAATTAAACCAAACTTACTTGGTTCATATTGTATGTGTTCAATActcttttaaaattaatttgagtATGGAAAAAATCTAACCAAAGAAGCAACAATAATATATACACTCTTACttttcatcttatcatctatcacatctcataatttctctctcttacttttttcttttcttcctatctctctcctcattccacctcttttttAAGTGTGTAAGTAATATTTTCCCCAAAAAAGCTAGCGTGTGCGTTTAAATTTTTGTTCAGCTCAACGTAGATCAATATTGGCCTCCAAAGTGGCACCCTATGTGGCCTTTAACCAAAGTTTCCACCATAAAACACTTCAATATACTACTGTAATCCGTCAAACTGACAACATATCCCCCGTAGTTTTCTTATAGAGGTAGATTTCTCCTCATATGAGTTTATGAAGTTGATTAGTTTAACACTTTTTGGGGTGTATTGTGGTCAATTTGTGATAAATTGTGTTCAAAATAGATTTGTTCCTTaaagaagtgtctttttgtTGTTTGTGGTGAGTAGGTGGTTCGAGAGTGTGCTGATTATTTTCATTATTGTGCTACGTTTAGTTGCGAGTAGTTCCTATTGTGTAATCATGTTTGATAAAGCAAAGTTTTTCAATGGAACTTTCTTAGCTTTTGTGTGTGTTCTGAATTAATAGAGCAAATACGGGTATGATGGTTGTGATTTTTATAATGCCATAGATGTCCATGCCGTTGACTTTCATATTTATTTCATCATAGAAGTaggtttgtattttttttgtcaaagtttCCAAATCCATTCAAAGACACGAGGCTGAAAGCCCGAAGCAAATAACATAGGACAGGGTAAGATACCCCGGGCGCGAAGGCCCAACCTCAGCAATGTAAGATGGCGAAATAGGGGAAACCATGGATAAAGATGTACATGTTATAGGGAAGATGGAGAGAATTGAAGAACCTAGATTAAAGGATGCTGAAAGTTGGGGGGGGAAAGGTTATAAAGATGCCATGAGTAATTTGCTAAATGAGGGGAAATGGTGGTAAACATTGTTTCGTTTTAATTGTTGATTTTGAAAAGGCTTATGATTAAGTGTTGTGGGAGTTCTTAGATAAGAAGAGTGAAGTTTGATGAAAATGAGTGCAATCGATATGAGTTTGTTTGGAAATAGTTAAAGTTTCAGCCTTAATTAATGGGAGCTCGACAACTGATTTTAAAATGTTTAAAGGGATGAGGCAATGTGATTCTATGACGTATTTCCTTTATCTTTTGGTTGCAGAAGGGTTGAGTGGGATGGTGCATGAGGTATGTAGGTAGTTTGTCACTTGCAATCTGTAGACAATACATTGTTTATGAGTGAGCCTATGGTGCAGAATATGCTAGTGGTTAAGAGTGTGCTGAGGAACTTTGAATTCAAATCGAAACTAAAGATTAATTTTCACAAGAGCATAATGAGATTATGAATATGTTTGTACCATCGCTTTATTGTGGAGTTATAGatatagtttttatctattcgAGTATCCCAATTGGAATTGGTGGGAATCTAAGAAGGGTGACATTGTGGGAACATGTGTTGAATAGGATAAGGAATAAATTTTTCTTGTGGAAGAAACACAACATCTGCTTGATTAATCGATACTCTCTTCTCTACccttatttttcttctctttttagaAAGTTCATTTATTTGTGAGTGCTAAGTTGCATGGTGTTCAAAGACTATCTTGTGGGGTAAAATGAGgagcaaaataaaatatcatgggTTAGTTTGTTTGTAAGGCTAAAGAAATGGGTGGGTTGAGAATTAGAGATTTGGGAGTATTAAATAATGCTTTACTTGCAAAGTGGAGTTGAAAGTTATTGCTAGAGAAAGAGAGCTTATAAGGTAAGATTTTGTTGATTGGTATTATTCTCACATTAGTGATACATGTGTGTTAAAGTACTCCTTGTACTTTATTTAAGttaatactagtgtttttttacccgcgcgttgcacggagaatatgtctattgtatttgatacatcaaacTAAGCTTAATCCAAGTCAACAGAAAATCGTTTCAtattcttcatgaacatgaagacaataacacaaagcATACATATAAgaaatcaccaataaagcattcagaacacatattaatcttagaaaaaaggTGTGATAATAGCACAAATCAAGATTGTGAAAGGTAAATCCTAaaggattgtgaaggaaccgAAGAGTAGTCTGAACTACTGTGATCAATTGATCATGTCCATTGTATATATTTTATACTTGGACTACATTGTTTGATACATCTATATTGGGAAAGTGACATGAGACTTT
This window harbors:
- the LOC130714766 gene encoding uncharacterized protein LOC130714766, whose protein sequence is MIEGGIVMSIQTPNHPLFLTGDAFKKRIQTQSRTRSSSGTVLQVSSALLTDENGSYPEPGTSFMRCKRPSCLLSQPNTVGVIGGVSVLSTLIFLEKLAYWGSRNGKECPPFVVCSDPMLSKVLSSRGPFPSARSRMAHIKLKQDQVIENLKYTMNFLQQSGARGLAMPCHLSHAWHGEISEDGSLPFLHVGDCVAMELKKAKLKPIHATNTVRIGLLTTDSLFVGSYYQDKLQSQGFEVVLLDKETEEHTLVPAVEALSRKDIEGARNLLRIAIHVLLVRAVNVVILASDDLLGVLPHNDPLLRKCIDPMDALARSTIHWAETTAKSLNHNASFTNSKKAGKY